AATCCTTTTCGTCCATGGGTTCCCATGATAATCAGGTCAATCTTTTCTTCCTGGGCATAGCGGATGATTTCATTGGCCGCATCCCCGACAATAATCTTTTTGACAAAGCGGGGACATCCTTGAAGCTCTTCTTCGCAGACCTTTTCCATCATCTTTTTGGAGCTTTCAGCGATTTCGTTTTCAATCAAGGTCAGGGATGGATGGGGGACATGAAAACTGGATAAATATTTCAGATCCCGCACCACATAGAGCAAATGGACCGTACTGCCGAAGGTCTTGGACATGGTCAATACATAGGGCAGTATTTTGGGGGAAGATTCGGAAAAATCGATTGGGAACAGGATTTGTTTGAATTCTTTCATGCCTTATCTCCTTTTTTAGGATTGAACGGAACGAAAGCCTTAATAGGTAGAAATCATAATTTTATTGGATTAACCTTATATCAAGGGCCTTTTTACTTGTCAAGGGTTTGTCCTTTTTTATAAATTCTCATGGTGTTTCCGACTACGGTCAGGCTGCTGGCAAACATGGCCAGAACGGCCACCAAGGGATTTAACAGGCCGGTGACGGCCAGAGGGATTCCGAGCATATTATAAAAAAAGGCAAATCCGAGATTTTGCCTGATGACCTTGACGGTCAGGCAGGATAGGTCAAGCACCTCCCGGATCTTCCAGGGATCATCGGTCAACAGGGTGATATCCGAGGCCTCCGCTAACAGACCCCCCCCGGTCCCCAAGGCAAAACCCACATCGGCCTGGGCAAGGGCCGCGGCGTCGTTAAGCCCATCGCCGATCATGCCCACCCGGTGGCCCTGACGCTGCAGGTTTTTGATGATGCCCACCTTTTCCTGCGGCATGGCCTGGCCGACAAAGGACTCTATACCCAGATCCCGGGCCATGGCTCCGGTGGTCTCCGGCGAGTCCCCGGAAACCAACCAAGTCTGAAATCCATTCTGTTGAACACTGGCCACGGTCTGATGGGCCTTTTCTTTCAGGACATCGCCAAAGGCCATCAATCCCCAAACCCGGCCCTGCCAGCCGAAAAAGACGACCGTTGTTCCCCTGGCCTCCAGGGATTCGGCCTGTGATTCAATGGCCTTCGGAAGATCCAGCCTCTGGGAGTGCATCAACCGGCTGTTCCCGATGACCACGGCACACCCGTCCACCTCCCCGTTAACCCCCATCCCGGCCAGTTTCCGGAACCCGGTGACCTCTCCCAGGGAAAGGGAAAATTCACGGGCCTTGTTTTGAACCTCCCTGGCCAGGAAATGATCGGATAGAGCTTCCACCGAGGCGATCTTCT
This is a stretch of genomic DNA from Deltaproteobacteria bacterium. It encodes these proteins:
- a CDS encoding universal stress protein codes for the protein MKEFKQILFPIDFSESSPKILPYVLTMSKTFGSTVHLLYVVRDLKYLSSFHVPHPSLTLIENEIAESSKKMMEKVCEEELQGCPRFVKKIIVGDAANEIIRYAQEEKIDLIIMGTHGRKG